From Lytechinus pictus isolate F3 Inbred chromosome 6, Lp3.0, whole genome shotgun sequence, the proteins below share one genomic window:
- the LOC129255084 gene encoding putative deoxyribonuclease TATDN2 — MDELELHAESTFEVEMDTRPPSTPPEAIPPEAAWQAEIDARMGPIPPPGSRQKRTWLRKLRRLRSRLRAGSRDSPNSLKETPGPAPVMMKGVKPSKGMGRGRGFARVRKGPITPGTPGTFHSKGRGRGLLNYLNREDFSLMDAPARLMDAPAPAPSSHPPPLLGFDSHFHPDRCGWYSKRKGKSVVTKHPVEIVGGVLNFCDPEFFMDPGFLSRVLAHSPPYNKRDGSWRLAVGIHPKQASQYTEDQWQRLVALLQSPLVVGVSELGFDFSVNSQWWPDQEALFLRLLGQGTQGRVLILHLRGDSKNNTAYAAHTLARRLLAKHCSPLQRIHIHNFSSDALQAGKWIAAFPYCYFGIAGMAAYFTTEQIQGLRAVPADRLILETDAPHLPPRPDMTVTSPESLGDVGAVVANLRGQPLATIMAQATYNAKLLYGLLG, encoded by the coding sequence ATGGATGAGCTAGAACTCCACGCCGAGTCAACCTTCGAGGTGGAAATGGACACCCGGCCCCCCTCTACCCCCCCAGAGGCTATCCCTCCAGAGGCTGCCTGGCAGGCAGAAATAGATGCACGGATGGGCCCAATCCCGCCCCCTGGCAGTAGACAAAAACGTACGTGGCTCCGTAAGTTGCGTCGATTACGGAGTCGGTTAAGGGCAGGGTCCAGGGATTCCCCTAATTCCCTAAAGGAAACTCCCGGTCCTGCCCCTGTCATGATGAAGGGCGTTAAGCCATCCAAAGGaatggggagggggagagggttTGCAAGGGTCCGCAAGGGTCCCATAACACCCGGGACGCCCGGTACTTTCCATAGTaaggggagagggaggggtCTCTTGAATTACCTCAACCGAGAAGATTTCTCTTTAATGGATGCCCCCGCTCGGTTAATGGATGCCCCCGCCCCTGCTCCGAGCTCCCATCCCCCGCCTCTGCTAGGGTTTGATAGCCATTTTCACCCAGACAGGTGTGGTTGGTACAGtaagagaaaggggaagagCGTGGTGACAAAGCACCCGGTAGAGATAGTCGGAGGGGTCCTGAACTTCTGTGACCCAGAGTTCTTTATGGACCCCGGCTTTCTTTCCCGGGTGCTGGCTCACAGCCCCCCATACAACAAGAGGGACGGGAGCTGGAGATTAGCAGTAGGGATACACCCTAAACAGGCCTCACAGTACACCGAAGATCAGTGGCAGCGTTTGGTTGCCCTACTTCAAAGCCCCTTGGTTGTAGGCGTAAGCGAACTGGGCTTTGACTTTTCTGTCAACTCCCAGTGGTGGCCTGACCAGGAAGCGCTCTTTCTGCGACTTCTTGGTCAGGGCACCCAAGGGAGGGTCCTTATCCTTCACCTAAGGGGTGATTCGAAGAATAATACCGCGTACGCGGCGCACACTTTGGCCCGCCGGCTTCTTGCAAAGCACTGCTCCCCACTCCAAAGGATACACATCCATAACTTCTCCAGCGATGCTTTGCAAGCCGGGAAATGGATCGCTGCCTTTCCATATTGCTATTTCGGTATTGCCGGGATGGCAGCGTACTTCACAACAGAACAAATTCAAGGCCTTAGGGCCGTCCCCGCGGATCGGCTAATTCTGGAGACCGATGCTCCGCATCTCCCTCCTCGCCCGGACATGACGGTGACTTCACCTGAAAGCCTGGGTGATGTGGGGGCGGTGGTAGCCAACCTGCGGGGGCAGCCCTTGGCCACTATAATGGCCCAAGCCACATACAATGCAAAACTACTGTATGGCCTGTTAGGGTAA